In one window of Thermomicrobiales bacterium DNA:
- a CDS encoding YigZ family protein, which produces MASWNRTIAKPGEVELIVKKSRFICTVDRAGSEEDARAKLQALKKQYWDANHNCSAWILGDRGELRRSNDDGEPGGTAGAPMLHVLDSRMVTDTIAVVTRYFGGILLGAGGLVRAYGQAVSDAIDAVGIVERVPLTVVAVEAPHDEAGRLENLLRNTSWRVSTIDYGAQVTFELPLGEAEIAPFRSWLSETTSGRCEAIEIGTELVEVPV; this is translated from the coding sequence ATGGCCAGCTGGAACCGGACCATCGCCAAGCCTGGCGAGGTCGAACTCATCGTCAAGAAATCGCGCTTCATTTGCACGGTCGATCGCGCTGGGTCCGAAGAGGACGCGCGCGCGAAGCTGCAGGCGCTCAAGAAGCAGTATTGGGATGCGAACCACAACTGCTCCGCCTGGATTCTGGGCGACCGGGGCGAGCTGCGGCGTTCGAACGACGACGGCGAGCCGGGCGGCACCGCGGGCGCGCCGATGCTGCATGTGCTCGATTCGCGGATGGTGACCGACACCATCGCGGTGGTGACCCGCTATTTCGGCGGGATTCTGCTGGGCGCAGGTGGATTGGTGCGGGCGTATGGGCAAGCAGTGTCGGACGCGATCGATGCCGTTGGCATCGTGGAGCGGGTGCCGCTCACGGTGGTGGCGGTCGAAGCGCCGCACGACGAGGCCGGCCGACTGGAAAACCTCTTACGAAATACGAGCTGGCGCGTTTCGACTATCGACTATGGCGCGCAGGTGACCTTCGAGCTGCCGCTCGGCGAAGCGGAGATCGCGCCGTTTCGCAGTTGGCTTTCGGAGACGACCAGCGGCCGCTGTGAGGCGATCGAAATCGGAACAGAACTGGTGGAGGTGCCGGTGTGA
- a CDS encoding DUF1697 domain-containing protein, producing the protein MTTRILLVRAVNVGGAKLPMAEFREMLAGLGGEDVRTYIASGNAVLDVPGDAAAFDRAVEAALTERYGYVREVISRTPQELEAALAAHPFEVREPKFSYIAPLTGTPGGEAVETARGVECGDDRWDVIGNDLHIRYAHGAGRAELDMNKVLKRLGVQGTARNLNTVEALIALAAKGSA; encoded by the coding sequence GTGACGACGCGGATTCTCTTGGTGCGGGCCGTGAATGTGGGCGGCGCGAAACTGCCGATGGCGGAATTTCGAGAGATGCTGGCCGGGTTGGGCGGAGAAGACGTGCGGACCTATATCGCCTCGGGCAATGCGGTGCTCGATGTTCCCGGCGATGCTGCGGCATTCGATCGGGCGGTCGAAGCCGCGCTCACGGAGCGGTATGGGTATGTGCGGGAGGTGATCTCGCGCACACCGCAGGAACTCGAAGCCGCGTTGGCGGCGCATCCCTTCGAAGTGCGCGAGCCGAAGTTCTCGTACATCGCGCCGCTGACAGGGACTCCCGGCGGCGAGGCGGTCGAAACGGCGCGCGGGGTGGAGTGCGGGGACGATCGGTGGGACGTGATCGGGAACGATCTGCACATCCGCTATGCCCATGGCGCGGGAAGAGCCGAGCTGGATATGAACAAGGTGCTCAAGCGGTTGGGCGTCCAGGGGACAGCGCGGAATCTCAACACGGTGGAGGCATTGATTGCGCTGGCGGCGAAGGGATCGGCGTAA
- a CDS encoding putative toxin-antitoxin system toxin component, PIN family codes for MRVLLDTNVLAVGAAEHHWGQDRPCARIWQFWQAKKFELLVSEHILNELKQALRTPWFRERLTQELISSLPDEVFRQATVVEMNQDMPRVTSHWQDDLVLSAAISGNADYLVTRDAAFRRVGEYQGVKIRTPDEFLQEFDARTA; via the coding sequence ATGCGGGTGCTCCTCGATACCAATGTCCTGGCAGTCGGAGCGGCTGAGCATCATTGGGGGCAAGATCGACCCTGCGCCCGGATTTGGCAGTTCTGGCAGGCGAAGAAGTTCGAACTCCTTGTTTCCGAACATATCCTGAACGAATTGAAGCAGGCGTTGCGCACCCCCTGGTTCCGTGAGCGGTTGACGCAGGAGCTCATTTCATCGTTGCCAGACGAGGTGTTCCGACAGGCTACGGTCGTCGAAATGAATCAAGACATGCCACGTGTCACGAGCCATTGGCAAGACGATCTCGTCCTCTCTGCGGCCATCTCCGGAAACGCCGACTATCTGGTCACACGAGACGCCGCGTTTCGGCGGGTCGGCGAATACCAGGGGGTCAAGATCCGCACCCCCGACGAGTTCCTCCAGGAATTCGATGCGCGGACCGCCTGA
- a CDS encoding type II toxin-antitoxin system Phd/YefM family antitoxin — protein sequence MSSLIPVESLKFTEARSQLSSIVDRVFQRKTRIRLYKGNVPVAAVVSIDDLERLERYDRERKESFEQMAKFSEAFRGVSPEELEFRVDEAIAQVRAEMDAERLAGLQR from the coding sequence ATGAGTAGCCTCATCCCTGTCGAATCGCTCAAGTTCACCGAAGCCCGTTCCCAGCTCAGTTCCATCGTCGACCGGGTCTTTCAGCGCAAGACGCGCATCCGCCTCTACAAGGGCAATGTTCCCGTCGCCGCCGTTGTTTCGATCGACGACCTGGAACGGCTGGAGAGATACGATCGGGAACGCAAAGAGTCTTTCGAGCAGATGGCAAAGTTCAGCGAGGCATTCCGGGGCGTCTCACCTGAGGAGCTGGAATTCCGAGTGGACGAAGCGATCGCCCAGGTGCGCGCTGAAATGGACGCGGAACGGCTTGCCGGACTGCAGCGCTAA
- a CDS encoding cupin domain-containing protein → MAEFTFVDGAAGMAAYEPGRAKPVSVLKATGTNVVVFAFDAGTGLREHVAQQPVLLQVLEGTLTVEFGDEVVKLRQGDLLHIEQGVSHSVDAVEQAKLQLMVLMIDSPGPSKIPMEHFEHPERRSGD, encoded by the coding sequence ATGGCCGAGTTCACGTTTGTCGATGGTGCTGCAGGGATGGCGGCCTACGAGCCGGGGCGGGCCAAACCAGTGTCCGTGCTGAAAGCCACGGGTACGAATGTCGTGGTGTTCGCGTTCGATGCCGGCACCGGGTTGCGTGAGCATGTGGCGCAGCAGCCGGTATTGCTGCAAGTGCTGGAAGGGACGCTCACGGTCGAGTTCGGAGATGAAGTCGTGAAGCTGCGGCAGGGGGATTTGCTGCATATCGAGCAAGGCGTGTCTCACAGTGTCGACGCGGTCGAACAAGCCAAGCTGCAACTGATGGTGCTGATGATCGACAGTCCCGGTCCGTCGAAGATCCCTATGGAGCACTTCGAGCACCCGGAACGCCGATCGGGCGACTGA
- a CDS encoding RNA polymerase sigma factor, which yields MSEHSDAMTEPDLGTRLANDLDGAFESLVRELQGTVYRFAYRWCGNAQDAEEIAQDAFVRAYGALQGYDAERIRALKLTPWILTVTLNVARNRARGKRLPIDGLDGIDEPLADRLDEPERVNERNELADQLAEALHQLPPRYRAAVILRHVLGMPYDEIAETLDLPLGTVKSHVHRGVELLRGRLSELDPIQCAPSQLVLTR from the coding sequence ATGAGCGAGCACTCAGACGCCATGACGGAACCCGATCTCGGCACGCGGCTGGCGAACGATCTGGATGGAGCGTTCGAATCCCTGGTTCGGGAACTGCAGGGGACGGTCTATCGATTCGCCTACCGTTGGTGCGGGAACGCGCAAGACGCCGAAGAGATCGCGCAGGACGCGTTCGTGCGGGCGTACGGGGCGTTGCAGGGGTATGACGCAGAGCGGATTCGCGCTCTGAAACTGACGCCGTGGATCCTGACCGTCACGCTCAACGTCGCGCGCAACCGGGCACGCGGCAAGCGATTGCCAATCGACGGTCTGGACGGCATCGACGAACCGCTTGCCGATCGGCTGGACGAACCCGAACGCGTCAACGAACGCAACGAGCTCGCCGACCAACTTGCCGAAGCGCTGCATCAGCTTCCGCCACGCTACCGGGCGGCGGTCATCCTGCGGCATGTGCTCGGGATGCCCTACGACGAAATCGCGGAGACACTCGATCTCCCGCTGGGGACCGTCAAGTCACACGTCCATCGCGGGGTCGAGTTGCTGCGGGGACGGTTGAGCGAGCTCGACCCCATCCAGTGCGCGCCGTCCCAACTCGTTCTCACCCGATGA
- a CDS encoding methylated-DNA--[protein]-cysteine S-methyltransferase yields MNNLSDSTIETGLSDLPAPQPPVDLVPNVLYRTGLSDVCWQMESSIGPLWIAASRDGITAVDRAAPADAFVTRYRDRFGRDVRAVERPPEKLARSVERLLNGDRRTPPPFDLSHSTPFEAEVLRKALEIPRGQVRPYSWIAQEIGRPQAARAVGSALAGNPVPLLIPCHRVVRGDGVIGNYIFGTEVKRSLLTEERANIDRLEEFGRSGIRFVGSDTTRIFCFPTCRYQPKEEHLQFFHSEAEARARGYRPCKVCRPALAG; encoded by the coding sequence ATGAACAACCTGAGCGACAGCACCATCGAAACCGGTCTCAGCGATCTGCCGGCGCCGCAACCACCAGTCGATCTGGTGCCCAACGTGCTCTATCGCACCGGACTCTCCGATGTTTGCTGGCAGATGGAAAGCTCGATCGGGCCGCTCTGGATTGCCGCCAGCCGGGATGGCATCACCGCGGTCGATCGGGCAGCGCCGGCCGATGCGTTTGTGACGCGGTATCGGGATCGATTCGGCCGGGACGTGCGCGCCGTCGAACGGCCGCCGGAAAAGCTGGCGCGCTCGGTCGAGCGGTTGCTGAATGGGGACCGGCGCACCCCTCCCCCCTTCGACCTGTCGCATTCGACACCGTTCGAAGCGGAGGTGTTGCGGAAAGCACTGGAAATCCCTCGCGGTCAGGTGCGCCCATATAGCTGGATCGCGCAGGAGATCGGGCGTCCACAGGCGGCGCGTGCAGTGGGCAGCGCGCTGGCGGGGAATCCGGTTCCGCTGCTCATTCCCTGTCACCGGGTCGTGCGCGGAGATGGCGTGATCGGCAACTACATTTTCGGAACCGAGGTGAAACGCTCCTTGCTGACCGAGGAGCGGGCGAACATCGACCGTCTGGAGGAGTTCGGGAGATCGGGCATCAGATTCGTCGGCAGTGACACCACGCGCATCTTTTGCTTTCCCACCTGCCGCTATCAGCCGAAGGAAGAGCATTTGCAGTTTTTCCATTCGGAAGCCGAGGCGCGCGCGCGTGGCTATCGCCCGTGCAAAGTCTGCCGCCCGGCATTGGCCGGGTAA